GCCATGTCTCAGGAAGTTGAAAAACAAGTTGACAAGATATTAACCGACAAAAAGTTCCCGGTGATCCTGGGAGGAGAGCATTCCGTTAGTATCGGTGCATTCCGGGCTTTCGCCAAACACTATGAAAAGTTCTCTGTCCTGCAGTTGGATGCACATTCCGATATGCGTAGCGAATACGAAGGATCGACCCACAACCACGCTTGTGTCATGGCACGTGCCAAAGAAGTGGCAACCGTGGCTCAGGTAGGAATCAGAAGCTCCGCTATCGAGGAAAAAGAGAACATCATGCCGGACCGTATTTTCTATGCTCACGATTTACATGATGCCAAAGAAGGTAACAACTGGATGTACATGGTGTCCCAAAAATTACATGACAACGTGTATATCACGATTGACCTTGACGTTTTCGACCCGGCTATCCTTCCGGCTACAGGAACCCCGGAACCGGACGGACTCTATTACAGAGAAGTGCTGAACTTCCTGAAATTGATCAACGAACGTCACAACATTGTCGGTTTGGACGTGGTAGAACTTTGCCCCAACGAAGTCAACAAATCATCTGACTTTTTGGCTAGCAAACTAATCTACCAGATATTGAGCATAAAATATCAAAACCAATGAAATAATTTTAAATGACGAAATTGAGTCAATAAGGTCCTCATAATTGTACCTTATATTTTTAAGATAAATAGAATGGAAAAGAAAGATTTATTAAAAGACACTATCAAACACATCGACATCAAGTCGTATGACTCAACCCAATTGATCGACGCGATGCGCGATATGTCATTCACCTCTCGCGACACGGCCAGAGCAACCGATATTCTGATGATGATGGTCGGAGAGAAAGAGTGTACTAATATTCTTACCATTGCCGGAAGTACCAGTGCTGCCGGATGTATGCAGGTTTACGTGGATATGGTTCGTAACAAAATGGTTGACGTGGTAGTTTCTACCGGTGCGTCTATCATCGATATGGACTTGTTCGAGGCCCTTGGCTACAAACATTACAAGGGACATCAGGATGTGCCTGACATGCAATTAAGAGAACTTTACATTGACCGTATTTACGATACGTTCATCGATGAAGAAGAATTACAGGCTTGCGACCACACAACTTACGAGATCGCTAACAATTTGGAGCCGCGTCCCTATTCATCACGTGAATTTATCTGGGAAATCGGTAAATGGTTACACGAAGGACACGCCGTGAAGAAAGACAGCTTGATCCAGACTTGCTACGAATGTGGAGTACCCATCTTCTGCCCCGCATTCTCTGATTGTAGTGCAGGATTCGGAATTGGTAAACACCAATGGGAACACCCCGACAAACACGTGTCGATCGACTCTGTAAAAGACTTTATCGAATTGACCCAGATCAAGATCAAGGCAGGAACAACCGGCTTGTTCATGGTAGGTGGCGGAACCCCGAAGAACTTCGCTCAAGACACTGTTGTTTGTGCTGAAATCCTCGGATTCGACGTACCGATGCACAAATACGCCATCCAGATCACCGTGGCCGATGTTCGCGACGGGGCTTGCTCTTCTTCTACCTTGAAAGAGGCTTGCTCTTGGGGTAAAGTTGACGTTACCTACGAACAAATGGTTTACGCTGAAGGAACCACCGTTATTCCCGCTATCGCAAGCTACGTTTACCACAACGGACCTTGGAAAGAGAGAGAATACAAAAACTGGAACAAATTATTCCAAAAATAATTACGACACGAGGGAAACGAAAGTTTCCCTCTTTCTTTTTCCCCTCTTTACCGACAAACAGGTATATTACCAGTAACTTGCCTCGGGAATGCACTATACTCTCGTTAATATCTGAATCGTGAATTCATGATTCATCCCCACAAATGAACCAATCCCATCCGTTGACTTCCCGTTAACTTACTAACGAGACACACAAGAAACCCCGATTCAAGTAACCGTCATTACCTCACTGCATTTCTACTCTTTCCTCCTTCGCAGGAAACGAGTCATTGAAATCGCTTGCTTATGGAAAATGAATAGCGGCAATGACACCCCGATAGCCAACACAGCCAAAACAAAAGCGGTTGTCAATCCGTTGCGGAAAATCTCTACAATCAAGTTGGGGAGAATTTCCTCATCCTCCGTTCTCATGAAACGGATCAATGCCAAGATTGTCTTGTAAGCATACATTCCGGGAATCATGGGTAGCAATGAAGGGAAAGAAAAAACCTCTGCCGGGCAATGAATCAACCGGGCAAAATAAATACTGAACAAACCGATCGTGAACGAGGCACATAACGTGGAGGGGATTAAACCCAAGGCCGTGTGATTCAACAAGTAAAATCGAAGAGCGTGGCCCACGGCAGCCAACAAAGCCGAAATAAGAATCGCTTTCCTCGGGGGATTGGAAATCACGGCAAAACCAATAGCCGCTATCGCCGCAAAAATTCCATCAAGCAATACAGATAATACTAAATCCCAGTTCATAGCGTATCCAATCCTAAAATTAATAATGTTACCGACAACCCCAATGCGATACAAATTATAAGTATCGCCGCATTCACCGCACGAGACATACCTATCAGCACATGACCTCCCAAAATATCAATAATCGAATTAATCAAAGGTACCCCGGGGATCAGATAAAGGACACTGGAAGCCAAAGCTATATCCGGGGTCTTACCCCAGCCGAAATAGGTCCCGACCGAGGCAATAAACGAGGCAATAAAAGCCGATACAACGAAAACGACCATATGATTCACGTGGCGATTCATCATCTCCTGCCGTACCCAAAAACCCACGCAAGTCGCAGCACAAACCAGCATCATGGCAATCCCGTCTCCCCCGAACAAGCGACAGAATGCCGCGTTGGCCAAGGAAACCAAAACCAGCACCACCCAACGGGAAATGCGGGGTTCGTTCATCACCTCATGGTAATGAGCCGTTAACTCGCCCAACGACAGATGATGATCGTAAGCCTCCCAGCTCAAGGCACTTAACTCAGAAATCACTTGAAAGTTAATCGCCAAGGCAGGAATCTTCCGCACGTAAGTTCGCCGGATAGAATAATCTTCCGGATGCTTGATTGTCATGGTAATATTTTTCTGAAAAATCGTCACGTCAATCCCATACCCAACGACTCGGCAATACGGGAAACACTCCTCACGGCTCTCGCCGTGTGTACCCCGACTCCCATCATACTCGTGGTGTAATCCATCAAGAAATTCGAGAGTTCCTGAATATCAACCTTTCTTTCCATATTATTTAACTATCTACCCTAATTTTCCCCTCGTATTCGGGGCCGCAAATATACATCAAAATTCAAGAGAAAGTTGTATATTTACTCATCGAAACGGGAGATGGAAAACAGAAAAATTATTCATATCGACATGGACGCGTTCTACGCCTCTATCGAACAACGGGATCACCCGGAATACAGGGGAAAACCGCTTGTCGTGGGGCGTCCGGAGAAACGCGGGGTCGTGGCTGCCGCCAGCTACGAGGCTCGCCGTTATGGCATACGTTCTGCCATGTCGTCCATGAAAGCCAAACAGCTTTGTCCCGACCTCATTTTCGTTGGTTCTCACATGGAATACTATAAATCGGTATCCATGCAGATTCACGAAATATTCCACGAATACACGGACATGATCGAACCCCTAGCTCTCGATGAGGCATTCCTAGACGTGACCGAGAACAAAAAAAACATCCCGTTAGCCGTCGATGTCGCCAGAGAAATCAAGAAAGAGATTAAAGAAAAACTAGGACTCGTGGCCTCAGCCGGGATCTCTTACAATAAATTCCTCGCCAAGATCGCATCCGATTACAAGAAACCCGACGGGCTTTACACCATACATCCTGACCGGGCCCCCGCTTTTATCTCCAAACTCCCGATCGAAGCATTCTGGGGTATCGGCAAAGTCACGGCTCGTAAAATGCACTCACTAGGTATACACACGGGGGCTGACCTCAAGGAATGTACACTGACATTCCTTACCCGCAATTTCGGGAAAGCCGGTACCTTGTATCACGATTTTGCCAACGGCATCGATCCCAGAATGGTTACCCCCGAACGAATCCGTAAATCCGTAGGCTGTGAAAGTACCTTCGAGAATGACTTGACGAACTATATCGCTGTCATCATAGAACTATACCACGTGACAACGGAATTAATTCTCCGACTAGAAAAGTCTGATTTCAAAGGACATACCCTAACCTTGAAAATCAAATTCCACGATTTCACCCAAAAGACACGTAGTGTCACTATGGCACACGAGTTACGAACAAAACAGGATATTCTTCCCCTAGCCAAAAAATTACTCAAAGATTTAGAACTTACGCAATTTAGAATACGCCTACTAGGTCTCTCTGTATCAAACCCTTTCGAAGAATTAACCACCGATGGCCCTTTACAATTAAGAATTAATTTTGATTAATTATGAAACCTTTACGTTCATGTGCCGTATATAGGCATATATTTTGAATGTAATCATAGTGTAACCGAAACTTAATACATAAGTGACAAGATTACGATGACAAAACGATACCTTTGTATCGGATTTCAAAAGAGACTTCGATTTTTTTTCATAAATTTGTTATTGGTATTTTGGGTCCCCGCTGAGACAGCGCGGACCATTTTTATTTTAGTATAAATCCTAACTTTTGTCTCCTTGTATTCGTATATAAAAGTGTGTATCGAAAATTAATCGATATAACAGAAATTTAACTACTAATTTTTTTGTATATAAAGAAAAGCCGATACCTTTGTATCGGATTTCAAGAAAAGACTTCAATTTTTTTTCATAAATTTGTTATTGGTTGCCTCCTGCTGTGACAGCACGAGGCTTTTTTTCTTTCACCGATGCTAAACTAGCAAATCTTTTTTTACCCGCAAACATTTGCGTAAAATTTAATAGTGTTAAAAATCAGATTTTTATTAACACGCTGATTACCTGGTCAAGTAAAAATCACGTTAACATTTGCACGACAGGAAATTTACAAAAAAAAAGATCGTGCCTGATTCATTTTAACAAATTCGGCACGACCTCTTTATTTTGTTATTATCTATCGAATTATTCCAAATAGGTATACCCGTACAGTCCGGAACGGTAATTAGACAAGAATTCCCGTCCTTCTTCTGCCGAGATAATTCCCTTTTTCACGGAAGAAGTTACCCATACCTCTACCGTACGAGCCATTCTTTTCGGCATAAATTGAACGTACTCCAACACGTCAGCCACCGTCTCTCCTTCAATCACCTTGTCGATCACGTAATCATCACCTTTCACTTTGATGTGGACGGCATTCGTGTCCCCGAACAGGTTATGCAGGTCACCAAGAATCTCTTGGTAGGCACCCACGAGGAATACCCCTAAATAATACGGTTCTTTATTATTTAACTCGTGTACCGGAAGATGGTACGAGAAATTACGCGTCGAGATAAAATTATCAATCTTCCCGTCAGAATCACAGGTAATATCCTGAATTGTTGCCGATTTAGTTGGTTGCTCATTCAAACGAGAAATCGGTATAATCGGGAATATCTGGTCGATCGCCCATGAATCAGGCAAAGACTGGAATAACGAGAAATTACAGAAATATTTATCCGGCAACATTTTGGAGATTTTCTTCAACTCGTCCGGAGCATGTTTCGTGGCCACTGCCATGTCGTACACGTCTCTAGCCACGGACCAGAACAACCGTTCCACTTGCGCACGGGTGAACAAATCAATCAAGCCAAGATTAAACAAACCGAGAGCATCCTCCCGAATCTGCATAGCATCATGCCATGTCTCGATCAACCGGGGCTGATTCAGGTTCTCCCATAAATCATACAACTCTTTCACCAGCTCGTGAGCATTCTCGTCGATTTCCTCGTTTTCATCGAAAGCGGGCAAACTTGTACTGGCAAGTGCCTCGAAAATCAACACGGAGTGATGTGCCGTCAGAGAACGTCCCGACTCGGTGATAATATTCGGTTGCTCCAGATTATTCTTTTCGCAAGCATCTACTAACGCAGACACGGCATCATTCACGTACTCCTGAATCGAGTAGTTCATGCTGTTCCCGCTCGTGGCCGAGCGTGTTCCATCGTAGTCTACACCCAAGCCCCCGCCAATATCCACGAAATGTATATTGTATCCTAAATTCTTCAATTGCACGTAGAACTGAGAGGCTTCCTTCAACGCCGTCTTGATACGCCGTATATTGGTCACCTGACTACCGATATGGAAATGGATTAACTTCAAGCAATCCGTCATCTTGTTCTTTTCCAGAATGTCCATGGCTTCCAGCAACTCGCTCGAATTTACCCCGAACTTACTGACATCTCCTCCGGACTCTTCCCACTTGCCACTCCCGGAACTAGCCAATTTTATACGAATTCCTATATTCGGGCGAATTTTCAAGCGTTTGGAGATTGTCGCGATATTTCTCAATTCGTTCAGTTTCTCTACAACCAAGTATATATTCCGTCCCATTTTCTGGGCCAAAAGAGCCAACTCGATATAATTCTCGTCCTTGTAACCGTTACAGATGATCATCGCATCGTCGTCAATATCAATCGACAACACCGCGTGTAATTCCGGTTTCGAGCCTGCCTCAAGACCAATGTTATACTTGGTCCCGTGACTGACAATCTCTTCCACCACCGGGCGCATCTGGTTCACTTTAATAGGATAAATGATAAAATTTTTCCCCGTGTAACCATATTCCGTTGCCGCAGCTTGAAAACAACTAGAGATTTTCTCGATCCGGTTATCAAGGATGTCCGGGAACCTTAACAACACGGGAGCCGATACATCCCGCACCTGAAGTTCCTCCATCAATTCCTTGATGTCAATTTTCGGTCCTCCGACTTTCGGCGTTACTGTAACGTGTCCCTTCTCGTTAATCGAAAAATAGTTCAGCCCCCAACCGTTAATATTGTACAGTTCTGCTGAATCGTCAATACTCCATTTTCTCATTTTTATTCTATAAGCTCATTAAGATTGATTGTCCCGCAAAGCTACAATATATTTTCAATATTATACGCTTAATCGCCTAGGATTTCACGATTTTAGCCATTAGATTTCATGCTCCCCGGCATCATGCCAGGCAGAATAACACTCCCGTCAAACGACCTCACATTTTCTGGATCTCCTGAATACCGTCCCGATCTATCACCAAACGGTAACGCTTGTACTCGACCTGCTCCCCATGTAGCAATTGTATCAAGAAATTAAGGTAATATATCTTGTCTCCCATGATCGGGCCATAATCCGCCTCTCCCCTCGGCACGTATAACTCGTAGTCCCGCTCATCCATTTTCTGAACGAAACTCCCCACGTTAAAACGCAATATCTCGTTCACCCCGGCAATATCGTACTGGCTATATTCGCCTAGCGCCTCCGGATCGAGCTGTACCCATTTCCGGTAAAGAATAATTTTCTCCCCGCCATTCCGATTGTCCGCCTCCAACAAATCCGGACGGGCTCTTCGCTCGATAATCTCCTCCGGGACTTTCCTTTCCGAGATAAAATCCACCCCGTCCTTGATCCACCCGACCACTCTCTCGTTCATACTGATCGTTGTCTTCCGGTCAAAATAATTCTTCCCCAGCCGATGGGCAAAATAAAAACGCATCAACTCCTTAATCCGGTCCTTCAACATATAGCTCACCACCAAAGCCACGAACAACGGCATCGTGAAATTCCCGTATTTTTTCTGAAATGAAAAAGCTACCACCGTGGCAAATATCATGGAGAGTCCTGCCGCAATACTATAATATATCTGCTCCACCAGTACTCCATCCTTTTTCTTCGATGCCTTTAAGAACAAATCACTCTCCGCGTATTTCTTCAGCATCCCCCGCCGATAGATCACCGTCCGATTCCGATCCTTACTCTCCGGATCTGCCACGAGATAACCGTTCTGTTTCTTGTAATCAATCTCCGAATGTACCAAAGACAACAATAACTTCACCATCCGATCATAACATCCCGGATCCGTCGTCTTCAAGCCGTCCAGTAACTTGAACGTATGAAATTCCACCAGATTGGAAAGATACTCATCCCCGAAAGAGAAATAATTCAACGCCTCCCGGGGAATACCCGGCACGTTAATAATGGTCTTCAAATCCCGATACCGTTTCACGATCAATTGCACGTATTCAACATACCGATTGACCATCCCTTCCCGTTCACCACTTTCCACCTCATGATGAATCGTCTCTCCCGCCATCCCCCGAAGGGCACTTTTAAAAATGGATGTAAACATCTTGATCTGGTACTCGTAAGAGGCTAACGCATCCCTCGTCCCATCCGCCACCAAATGCTGGAACGCATCCTCCAAGAAAACGAAAGGCGTCCATTCGCCACTCGCAATCTCCTCCAACGTGTAAATCGGGGTGATCAAACGCACGTTGGACTTCACATCCCGGTAGAAAGCCTCCTTGGGATAAGTCGAGGCATTAATATCCAAACTATGAGGCACGAAAAACCACGTGTTCATTCTGAACTCGTTCTCCCCCGTGTCCCGGTCGACATGGTAGCCAACCTTACATTCCACGGAGTACCGATCATGCAACTTAACCTGAATATCTATCATATCATAAAATCACAACGCAAGATACGAAAAAAAGTATAATGAAAACAAAGTACTCCAAGCTAAAAGAATTCCTTCTTGCAGAAGAATATTCTATAATTTCGAACCACTCCGTACAATTATTCATTAATCTATCTATTTAGGTATAATTCATACTGAATTATTTGTTTCCTGTTTTTTTAATACATAACTTTGTTACACTATAAATCTAAAATAAAAGAGCATGAATAGGCAACAAATAATTAAAGCCGTGACAGAGAAAACCGGCATATCACGAAAAGACACGGCAAAAGTATTTTCTTCCATTTTCGAGACTATTTTAGAAAGTCTGGAAAAAGAAGAATCGGTACGGTTAATGAACTTTGGCAGCTTTACCGTAAAAACTTACAAACCACGCAAAGGCTATAATCCAGCTTCAAAAATAGTTGTCCAACTCCCGGAAAGAAAAGCCATCCGTTTTAAATTAGCCAAACGTGCAGCTTCAAAAAGCTTAAAATAATAACTGACAAGATACAATCACTGAATTCTTTCTCTTCATAAAACAAAGGGTTCAGTGGTTATCCCCGTTCAAAGAACGTTTACTTCCCCGTTCCTCGTTGTCAATACACACCCCATCATTCCATAAAAAATATTTCAATAACATTTGACTCGCATGAATATTATTCGTAAATTTACGAATAGACAGTCTCCATTATAGAATCTTTAAAAAAATATAATCATGAAAGAATACAAAACATACGTACCGGTCGCACTTATCATCTTGATGTTTTTTTCTCTCATGATCTTTCACAAAGACATTGCCACCTACATCTCACAAAGTAAGATTGAACAATTATCTGCCAACTCCCAAAAAAGTATCAGCGACTCGATTGCCCAAAAATACAACTATCATCATAACGGGAAAACTTACGATTACACGTTCATTGAATTTGGCTCCACAGGCTGTCACTCTTGTCGCCAAATGGAAGAAGTCATGGAGAAAATAAAAACCGAATACAAGGGGAAAGTCAATGTAGTTTTTATGAACTTAATGGAACCAGAGAGCAAAAGATTCTTCGAATACTACGGAGTCGCCACAATTCCCACCCAAGTATTACTTGACAAAAAGGGCAAAGAGTTCTTCCGCCACACAGGCTTTTATTCGGCTGACGAACTATCAACACACTTCACAAGCAGAAACAAATAATTGTAAGCTCATTATTATACAGAAAAGATTCTCCAAATTATTTATATCGAACACAATTTATCACAAACCTCACAAGAAAGATCACGTAAATTCTCACATTTACAATTATACCAATACGTGACATCCGAGCAACAATAATTTAGATCCCCTTCCACAGCCTAAATCATAAAAATATAATCTATAACTTCCAATGCTAGTGGATATTTTTTTCTATAACTTTGCATAATAAAATTCACGTGAAATACTATTAAACGTTATTATCATGAATATTGTCAAAAGTAAACGGATCTCGTTTCTGAAACGAAACATTCGCGAGGTGAAGTTTCTTCTATCAATCATGCTACTAATGTACTGCGGCTCCTTACAAGCCCAGGACAAACTGATATTATTAATGGAAGAGCAAACCGGATTCTCGTCACAAACATGGTTTTATTGTGGACTTGGGAACGAACTCGACTTGAAATTAATTGAAAAACACTGGAACGAAGGACGACGTATCACGTCTGCCGCTTATACCTCTAACGGATGGTTCGTCACGATGGCCAAAAACTCGGGATTAACATGGCAAGCTTGTCATTATGATAGCAACTGGCCTACCGATTGGCTCGCCGAACATCGCAAGAATAACCGCTACATCACGTCTATTGGCATGAGTGCCAATAAATGGTTTATCGTGGTATCAGAAGGTACCGGATACACGGACCAGATAAATAATTGCGGGGATTGGGATCAAATGAGTCAATGGATAAAGAAATACTGGAACGAGGACTTTCGCATTACACACGCTGCCCGGCATACTTCCGGATGGGATATCGTTATGAGTAAAAACTCCGGTATAGACCAGCAGACTTATTGTTTCGCCACGGAATCAGAATTAAAAAGCAAACTGGAAGAGCAGTGGGCAAA
The window above is part of the Butyricimonas paravirosa genome. Proteins encoded here:
- the speB gene encoding agmatinase, with translation MENKNYGGLDSEFTAYETAEIVVLPVPYDGTSTWLKGADKGPDAILEASANMELYDIETDSEVYTHGIATLEPVTEASSPEAMSQEVEKQVDKILTDKKFPVILGGEHSVSIGAFRAFAKHYEKFSVLQLDAHSDMRSEYEGSTHNHACVMARAKEVATVAQVGIRSSAIEEKENIMPDRIFYAHDLHDAKEGNNWMYMVSQKLHDNVYITIDLDVFDPAILPATGTPEPDGLYYREVLNFLKLINERHNIVGLDVVELCPNEVNKSSDFLASKLIYQILSIKYQNQ
- a CDS encoding 1,9-bis(guanidino)-5-aza-nonane synthase, with product MEKKDLLKDTIKHIDIKSYDSTQLIDAMRDMSFTSRDTARATDILMMMVGEKECTNILTIAGSTSAAGCMQVYVDMVRNKMVDVVVSTGASIIDMDLFEALGYKHYKGHQDVPDMQLRELYIDRIYDTFIDEEELQACDHTTYEIANNLEPRPYSSREFIWEIGKWLHEGHAVKKDSLIQTCYECGVPIFCPAFSDCSAGFGIGKHQWEHPDKHVSIDSVKDFIELTQIKIKAGTTGLFMVGGGTPKNFAQDTVVCAEILGFDVPMHKYAIQITVADVRDGACSSSTLKEACSWGKVDVTYEQMVYAEGTTVIPAIASYVYHNGPWKEREYKNWNKLFQK
- a CDS encoding threonine/serine exporter family protein, whose product is MNWDLVLSVLLDGIFAAIAAIGFAVISNPPRKAILISALLAAVGHALRFYLLNHTALGLIPSTLCASFTIGLFSIYFARLIHCPAEVFSFPSLLPMIPGMYAYKTILALIRFMRTEDEEILPNLIVEIFRNGLTTAFVLAVLAIGVSLPLFIFHKQAISMTRFLRRRKE
- the dinB gene encoding DNA polymerase IV → MENRKIIHIDMDAFYASIEQRDHPEYRGKPLVVGRPEKRGVVAAASYEARRYGIRSAMSSMKAKQLCPDLIFVGSHMEYYKSVSMQIHEIFHEYTDMIEPLALDEAFLDVTENKKNIPLAVDVAREIKKEIKEKLGLVASAGISYNKFLAKIASDYKKPDGLYTIHPDRAPAFISKLPIEAFWGIGKVTARKMHSLGIHTGADLKECTLTFLTRNFGKAGTLYHDFANGIDPRMVTPERIRKSVGCESTFENDLTNYIAVIIELYHVTTELILRLEKSDFKGHTLTLKIKFHDFTQKTRSVTMAHELRTKQDILPLAKKLLKDLELTQFRIRLLGLSVSNPFEELTTDGPLQLRINFD
- the speA gene encoding biosynthetic arginine decarboxylase, with amino-acid sequence MRKWSIDDSAELYNINGWGLNYFSINEKGHVTVTPKVGGPKIDIKELMEELQVRDVSAPVLLRFPDILDNRIEKISSCFQAAATEYGYTGKNFIIYPIKVNQMRPVVEEIVSHGTKYNIGLEAGSKPELHAVLSIDIDDDAMIICNGYKDENYIELALLAQKMGRNIYLVVEKLNELRNIATISKRLKIRPNIGIRIKLASSGSGKWEESGGDVSKFGVNSSELLEAMDILEKNKMTDCLKLIHFHIGSQVTNIRRIKTALKEASQFYVQLKNLGYNIHFVDIGGGLGVDYDGTRSATSGNSMNYSIQEYVNDAVSALVDACEKNNLEQPNIITESGRSLTAHHSVLIFEALASTSLPAFDENEEIDENAHELVKELYDLWENLNQPRLIETWHDAMQIREDALGLFNLGLIDLFTRAQVERLFWSVARDVYDMAVATKHAPDELKKISKMLPDKYFCNFSLFQSLPDSWAIDQIFPIIPISRLNEQPTKSATIQDITCDSDGKIDNFISTRNFSYHLPVHELNNKEPYYLGVFLVGAYQEILGDLHNLFGDTNAVHIKVKGDDYVIDKVIEGETVADVLEYVQFMPKRMARTVEVWVTSSVKKGIISAEEGREFLSNYRSGLYGYTYLE
- a CDS encoding HU family DNA-binding protein: MNRQQIIKAVTEKTGISRKDTAKVFSSIFETILESLEKEESVRLMNFGSFTVKTYKPRKGYNPASKIVVQLPERKAIRFKLAKRAASKSLK
- a CDS encoding thioredoxin family protein, with amino-acid sequence MKEYKTYVPVALIILMFFSLMIFHKDIATYISQSKIEQLSANSQKSISDSIAQKYNYHHNGKTYDYTFIEFGSTGCHSCRQMEEVMEKIKTEYKGKVNVVFMNLMEPESKRFFEYYGVATIPTQVLLDKKGKEFFRHTGFYSADELSTHFTSRNK